One Setaria viridis chromosome 7, Setaria_viridis_v4.0, whole genome shotgun sequence genomic region harbors:
- the LOC117863868 gene encoding OVARIAN TUMOR DOMAIN-containing deubiquitinating enzyme 6, with the protein MTRIFVQRGAAGSSSSSSRSGSQPAQPQPPAAAREEELPLRPQPQLPELLATDDITEHLNEGSENSSSSNKPSRLDDPISESSSSAEERAAREKPPKDDSNLINPTFLVEELKGLQISDQIEHGNSVPSSTGSSQMAGAASHPPPPPAPPPKPSPGNIGLRRMGSGSSNSMRIGSSRRPVAWPPVAARTSASGSRPSSPRSLVDGEGYNSADEQGPCYGSSYDDSERDLMFEHDLRRVKGLEIRKMAEDGNCLFRAVADQVYGDAEAYDMARQMCVDYMERERDHFSEFITESFTLYCKRKRRDKVYGNNVEIQAFAEMYNRPIHIYSYSTEPINIFQGSYNTDVPPIRLSYHHGNHYNSVVDPRRQTVGAGLGFSSLRGTNNVDRDQVKAAIKAQQDQQIENALLAEGRFYSDLELTEREIERMVMEASRAEYLAEEKKLNIRESSTSGAEPSSSAAISGSSRSAAAVDRGSEECFVLPDTVLTRSMQLLLAMGFSYIQVMEAYSIFGEDVDSMICYLVETGGPGASEGGSNRRKGKAAE; encoded by the exons ATGACGAGGATCTTCGTGCAGCGCGGGGCCGCCGGCTCCTCGTCCAGCTCCAGCCGCTCGGGATCGCAGCcagcgcagccgcagccgccagCAGCTGcccgggaggaggagctgccgCTGCGGCCTCAGCCGCAACTGCCGGAGCTATTGGCCACTGATGATATAACCGAGCATCTAAATGAGGGCAGCGAGAACAGTAGCAGCAGCAATAAGCCTTCAAGGCTGGATGACCCCATTTCAGAGAGCTCGAGCTCGGCGGAGGAGAGGGCTGCAAGAGAGAAACCTCCTAAGGATGACTCTAATCTAATCAACCCCACTTTCTTGGTGGAGGAACTGAAAGGACTCCAGATTTCTGATCAGATTGAACATGGGAATTCTGTGCCGTCTAGCACTGGTTCGTCACAGATGGCAGGTGCAGCATCgcacccgccaccaccaccagctccacctccaaaacCATCTCCAGGGAATATTGGGTTGCGGAGAATGGGGTCTGGAAGTTCAAACAGTATGCGGATTGGATCTTCAAGAAGGCCAGTAGCTTGGCCACCGGTGGCAGCCCGGACATCTGCTTCAGGTTCTCGGCCTTCTTCGCCTAGGTCACTGGTTGATGGTGAAGGTTATAATAGTGCAGATGAACAGGGTCCCTGTTACGGCTCGAGTTATGATGATTCG GAAAGGGACCTCATGTTTGAGCATGACCTAAGGCGAGTGAAAGGATTGGAAATCAGAAAGATGGCAGAAGATGGTAACTGTCTGTTCAGAGCAGTTGCTGATCAAGTTTATGGAGATGCAGAAGCTTATGATATGGCTAGGCAGATGTGTGTTGATTACATG GAAAGGGAACGGGATCATTTCTCTGAGTTCATAACTGAAAGTTTTACATTATACTGTAAGAGGAAAAGGAGAGATAAG GTATATGGCAACAATGTTGAGATCCAGGCATTTGCAGAGATGTACAATCGTCCCATTCACATATATTCATACAGTACAG AGCCCATTAACATTTTTCAAGGAAGCTATAACACAGATGTTCCTCCGATTAGGTTAAGTTATCATCATGGTAATCATTACAATTCAGTGGTTGATCCCCGTCGACAGACAGTTGGGGCAGGCCTTGGATTTAGCTCCCTTAGAGGG ACCAATAATGTTGACAGGGACCAGGTGAAGGCTGCAATAAAAGCTCAGCAAGATCAGCAAATCGAGAAT GCACTTTTGGCTGAAGGGAGATTCTACTCTGATTTGGAGTTGACAGAAAGGGAAATAGAACGGATGGTGATGGAGGCCTCAAGGGCAGAGTATCTGGCGGAGGAGAAAAAGCTTAACATCAGGGAGTCATCAACATCAGGGGCAGAGCCATCATCTTCTGCCGCAA TTAGCGGGTCTTCTCGTTCCGCTGCGGCAGTAGACAGAGGGAGTGAGGAGTGCTTCGTGCTCCCAGACACCGTGCTGACTCGCAGCATGCAGCTGCTCCTGGCGATGGGGTTCAGCTACATCCAGGTCATGGAGGCCTACAGCATATTCGGCGAGGACGTGGACTCGATGATCTGCTACCTGGTGGAGACCGGAGGCCCTGGAGCCTCAGAAGGCGGTAGCAACCGCCGGAAAGGCAAGGCTGCTGAGTGA
- the LOC117863870 gene encoding small RNA-binding protein 11, chloroplastic, with amino-acid sequence MAMAALRGASRCLASGGSPAAVRPMLLAHSRGITYKLFIGGLSQFATEDSLAEAFSRYGQVIEATIVTDKMTDRPKGFGFVKFASQEEANTAREEMNGKVLNGRVIYVDIAKPKLERDADARPIARGPPKPIGND; translated from the exons atggccatggcggcgctgcGCGGGGCCTCGCGCTGCCTGGCATCCGGGGGGAGCCCGGCGGCCGTCCGCCCCATGCTCCTGGCGCACTCGCGCGGAATCACCTACAAGCTCTTCATTGGAG GCTTGTCACAGTTTGCCACAGAAGACAGCCTAGCAGAAGCATTCTCTCGTTACGGCCAAGTAATAGAAG CTACCATCGTCACGGATAAGATGACCGACAGACCAAAAGGGTTCGGCTTCGTGAAATTTGCTTCCCAGGAAGAAGCTAATACCGCAAGGGAAGAGATGAACGGCAAG GTATTGAACGGCCGTGTGATCTACGTCGACATTGCAAAGCCCAAACTGGAACGTGATGCAGATGCCCGCCCAATAGCGAGAGGCCCTCCTAAGCCAATTGGCAACGACTGA
- the LOC117863869 gene encoding F-box protein At3g44326 yields the protein MVTTTIEDLHADVLGCALRRLDGRSLAAASCATAGLRALAADTETWRALCLAEWPSLALPGGSHGRCLLTALPPRRLFADAFPFPSPDAAPGVSDGLGLPGELVSAVDVYHRGAPLLSRVVETPASSPWFLGSPFRVEAVERKRPAATDAASAASPSPEELELSWVMVDPSRGRAVNVSSRRPVSVGRHWYTGDTLVRFAVVLGGCKFEATVACAEEGRVAEVSLAAEDADGAAVGGEGALRLLAAAMEAPRRGGDGEPEEAKRRYHEFVRRKKGRKENKARREALVDLCCSAASAAVVLTCLAAVALR from the coding sequence ATGGTGACTACCACGATAGAGGACCTGCACGCCGACGTGCTCGGCTGCGCGCTGCGCCGCCTGGACGGGCGCTCGCTGGCCGCCGCCAGCTGCGCCACGGCGGGGCTCCGGGCGCTCGCCGCGGACACGGAGACGTGGCGCGCGCTCTGCCTCGCCGAGTGGCCGTCGCTGGCGCTGCCGGGCGGCAGCCACGGCCGCTGCCTCCTCACCGCGCTCCCGCCGCGGCGGCTCTTCGCGGACGCCTTCCCGTTCCCGTCTCCGGACGCCGCGCCCGGCGTCAGCGACGGGCTCGGGCTCCCCGGGGAGCTGGTCTCCGCGGTGGACGTGTACCACAGGGGCGCGCCCCTTCTCTCCCGGGTGGTGGAGACGCCCGCGTCGTCGCCGTGGTTCCTCGGCTCGCCGTTCCGGGTGGAGGCCGTCGAGCGGaagaggccggcggcgacggatgCCGCTtccgccgcgtcgccgtcgccggaggagctggagctgaGCTGGGTGATGGTGGACCCGTCCCGGGGCCGGGCGGTGAACGTCTCCAGCCGGCGCCCGGTGTCGGTGGGCCGGCACTGGTACACGGGCGACACGCTGGTGCGCTTCGCGGTCGTGCTGGGCGGGTGCAAGTTCGAGGCCACCGTCGCCTGCGCCGAGGAGGGCCGCGTCGCCGAGGTCAGCCtcgccgccgaggacgccgacggcgccgcggtcggcggcgagggcgcgctgcggctgctcgccgccgcgatGGAGGCGCCCAGGAGGGGAGGGGATGGGGAGCCGGAGGAGGCCAAGAGGCGGTACCACGAGTTCGTGAGGcggaagaaggggaggaaggagaacAAGGCGCGCCGCGAGGCGCTCGTGGACCTGtgctgctccgccgccagcgccgccgtcgtgctcacctgcctcgccgccgtcgcgctccGGTGA
- the LOC117863254 gene encoding photosystem I subunit O: protein MAAASSAVSGLAGAALASRPAFSTSFVRGGRVSARNPLMTRNLERNGRITCMTFPRDWLRRDLSVIGFGLIGWIGPSSVPVINGNSLTGLFFSSIGEELAHFPTPPPVTSQFWLWMVTWHLGLFIVLTFGQIGFKGRTEDYFEK, encoded by the exons atggccgccgcctcctccgccgtctctggcctcgccggcgccgccctcgccaGCCGGCCGGCTTTCTCCACCA GCTTCGTGCGGGGCGGCCGGGTGTCGGCCAGGAACCCGCTGATGACGAGGAACCTGGAGAGGAACGGCAGGATCACCTGCATGAC GTTTCCCCGGGACTGGCTGCGGAGGGACCTGAGCGTGATCGGCTTCGGCCTCATCGGGTGGATCGGCCCGTCCAGCGTCCCCGTCATCAACGGCAACAGCCTCACGGGCCTCTTCTTCTCCagcatcggcgaggagctcgccCACTTCCCCACGCCCCCGCCAGTCACCTCCCAGTTCTG GCTGTGGATGGTGACATGGCACCTGGGCCTGTTCATCGTGCTCACCTTCGGCCAGATCGGCTTCAAGGGCAGGACCGAGGACTACTTCGAGAAGTGA
- the LOC117863252 gene encoding putative pentatricopeptide repeat-containing protein At5g37570, giving the protein MTPAAGRPFPTVATLLCRCRSFRCIPQVFQSRIFRLGLHNHQALLGRFAATYNALASPSPIAAAAASRPSPAVATLLGRCRTTRCLAQLHARIIRLGLHNHHALVARFAAACDALGCPTVAASFVAAIPDSPLRLRNAVLASLARHALLHAALAEFNLLQRGARPDSFSFPCLLRACARVSCLPAGRALHAAAIRLGVHADLFVCTALIQFYGRCGAAGPARALFDQIDIPSEVSWTSIIVAYVNNGDIVAARELFDRMPHRNVVHWNVMVDGYVKCEDLEGARRLFDEMPERTATACTSLIGGYAKAGNLKVARSLFDKLEDRDVFSWSAMISGYAQNGYPGEALRIFYKFQEQGIHPDELIVVGLMSACSQLGNIRLACWIEDYIAKYSIDISNVHVLAGLVDMNAKCGNLERATVLFESMPVRDVFSYCSLMQGHCLHGSANNAVELFSQMLLEGLSPDNAVFTVVLTACSHTGLVEEGKKFFDMMKNVYLIVPSGEHYACLVSLLGRCGRLKEAYELIMSMPGKPHPGAWGALLGGCKLHGNIELGKIAAKKLFEIEPYNAGNYVSLSNMYANIDRWGDVSVIRNEMTEKRITKIAGRTIVLQ; this is encoded by the coding sequence ATGacacccgccgccggccggccattcCCTACGGTCGCCACCCTcctctgccgctgccgctccttcCGCTGCATCCCGCAGGTCTTCCAATCCCGCATCTTCCGCCTCGGCCTCCACAACCACCAAGCCCTCCTCGGCCGCTTCGCCGCCACCTACAATGCCCTCGCGTCCCCctcccccatcgccgccgccgccgccagcagacCGTCCCCCGCGGTCGCCACCCTCCTCGGCCGCTGCCGCACAACTCGCTGCCTCGCGCAGCTCCACGCCCGCATCATCCGCCTTGGCCTCCACAACCACCACGCCCTCGTCGCCCGCTTCGCCGCTGCCTGCGACGCCCTCGGGTgccccaccgtcgccgcctcgtTCGTCGCCGCGATTCCCGACtccccgctccgcctccgcaaCGCCGTGCTCGCGTCCCTCGCTCGCCACGCCCTGCTCCACGCTGCGCTCGCGGAGTTCAACCTCCTCCAACGAGGCGCGCGGCCGGACTCCTTCTCATTCCCTTGCCTCCTCCGCGCGTGCGCCCGCGTATCCTGCCTACCCGCCGGACGCGccctgcacgccgccgccatccgcctcGGCGTCCACGCCGACCTCTTCGTCTGCACAGCGCTCATCCAGTTCTACGGGAGGTGCGGTGCGGCTGGCCCAGCCCGGGCTCTATTTGATCAAATCGACATCCCCAGTGAGGTTTCCTGGACCTCCATTATTGTGGCTTATGTCAACAATGGTGACATCGTGGCTGCTAGAGAGCTGTTTGATAGAATGCCCCACCGGAACGTGGTGCACTGGAATGTGATGGTTGATGGGTATGTGAAGTGTGAGGACTTGGAGGGCGCAAGGAGGCTGTTTGATGAAATGCCTGAGAGAACTGCCACAGCATGCACATCTTTGATTGGCGGGTATGCAAAGGCAGGGAACTTGAAAGTTGCTAGATCATTGTTTGATAAGTTAGAGGACCGGGATGTGTTCTCATGGTCAGCGATGATATCAGGTTATGCGCAGAATGGTTACCCTGGAGAGGCTTTGAGGATATTTTATAAGTTCCAAGAGCAAGGCATACACCCAGACGAGCTTATTGTTGTTGGCCTGATGTCAGCATGCTCCCAATTAGGTAACATCAGGTTGGCATGCTGGATTGAAGATTACATTGCAAAATACTCGATAGATATTAGCAATGTCCATGTGTTGGCTGGTCTTGTGGACATGAATGCTAAGTGTGGGAACTTGGAGAGGGCTACTGTTCTGTTTGAGTCAATGCCAGTTCGAGATGTGTTTTCATATTGTTCACTGATGCAAGGTCATTGTCTCCATGGTTCAGCTAATAACGCTGTTGAACTTTTCTCCCAGATGCTTTTGGAGGGCCTTTCCCCTGATAATGCTGTGTTTACAGTTGTTTTAACAGCTTGCAGTCATACTGGTCTAGTAGAAGAAGGAAAGAAGTTCTTTGATATGATGAAGAATGTGTACTTGATTGTGCCATCTGGTGAGCATTATGCTTGCCTTGTCAGTCTTCTTGGACGTTGTGGGAGACTAAAAGAGGCATATGAGCTTATAATGTCGATGCCTGGGAAACCTCATCCTGGAGCATGGGGTGCACTGCTGGGTGGATGCAAGCTTCACGGTAACATTGAGCTTGGAAAAATCGCAGCAAAGAAGCTTTTTGAAATTGAACCGTATAATGCTGGAAATTATGTCTCCCTTTCAAATATGTATGCAAACATTGACAGGTGGGGAGATGTTTCAGTAATTAGGAATGAGATGACTGAAAAGAGGATAACAAAAATTGCAGGTCGTACTATTGTTTTGCAGTGA